The following proteins are encoded in a genomic region of Poecilia reticulata strain Guanapo linkage group LG11, Guppy_female_1.0+MT, whole genome shotgun sequence:
- the LOC103472908 gene encoding prostate stem cell antigen-like, protein MTRLHLLIGLLSGLHLAGCLQCYTCVFPAISPMDCLKFPLECPAGQRCLSSVATGRRGGXQLTIYEKSCAVPTQCGLAGQKYTSGVYFNYTNDCCDTDLCNAAGSVGALGLRGALLCLLPALGLLLV, encoded by the exons ATGACTCGTTTACATCTCCTAATTGGACTCCTGAGTGGTCTTCACCTGGCAG gcTGTTTGCAGTGTTACACCTGTGTGTTTCCTGCCATTTCTCCCATGGACTGCCTGAAGTTTCCTCTGGAGTGTCCTGCAGGACAGCGCTGCCTGTCCAGTGTGGCGACAGGAAGACGAG GCGGCWTTCAGCTGACGATATACGAGAAGAGTTGTGCCGTCCCGACGCAGTGCGGCTTGGCCGGACAGAAGTACACCTCAGGGGTGTACTTTAACTACACCAACGACTGCTGCGACACGGATCTTTGCAACGCAGCCGGGTCTGTTGGAGCCCTCGGCCTGAGAGGAGCGCTGCTCTGCCTGCTGCCTGCACTCGGCCTCCTGCTGGTCtga